Genomic DNA from Ilyobacter polytropus DSM 2926:
GTCATAGGCAAAGTCAAAAATGAAACAAGATTTGGAAATAAAAGACTTGGAGATATAGCAAAGGATGTTTTGATAGCTGAATTTTCCAAGACCAATAAGTTTATCGTTTTGGAAAGAGAAGATCTTGATGCTGTAATGGAGGAAACCGAGTTTTCCAATGCACTTGGACAGGGTATTATTTCCGGTCAGCAGCAGTTTTTAGATGCGGAATATGTAATTGTCGGTTCAATTACAAAATATGCAGTAAATACGACAGGTTCAAGTAAAATAATTTCTAAATCAAAGGAACAGAGAGCAGAAGTGGCAATTGATATCAAAGTTATTGATGTTAGAACTGGTAAAGTTTGGAGTGAACTTGGAGAAGGTTATTCTACTGTAAAATATGGAACAACTTTTGGTGTAGGAACTTCAGGAGGGTATGATGAAAGTCTTGAGCAGGAGGCTTTTAGAGCTGCCACGATTGATTCTATGGAAAATATTATCGAGAGAATTGATAAGACACCGTGGAGTGCAAAAGTAGCAAAAGCATATTCAAATAAAATAATAATTAACTCAGGGAAAATAAGTAATCTAAAATTAGGGACTAAGCTAGATGTTTTTAAACAGGGAGAAAAAATAGAATTTGAAGGAGAATTTTTAGGGTATATAGAAGAAAAGAAGGGAACAGCCAAAATAATTGATTATATGGGTGAAGACGCAGCCATTGCAGTTTTTGACGGTGAAAAATTTGACCTTCCGGCAGTAGTAAAAATTAAAAGATAGGGTGTTTTTATGAGAAGAGGAGTAATAACAACTATCCTTCTCCTGATTTTTTTTACAGGATGCAGCAGCAGAAGAATGGTGCGACAGAGTGAGACAAATGTTTCTCCTGCAAAACTTGCTATTTTACCTATAGACAACCTGACAAATGATGTATCAGGGGCAGAGGTTCTAAGGGAGGTTATCTATGCAGCTTTTATTGAAAATCCCAAAGGCTACGAGGTTCAGCCTATGCAAAAGACAGATGAACTTTTGCTCAATGAGGGTATAACTGATGGGGGGCAGCTTTCACTTGTTCATCCTATAGAACTTTCTGAAATTTTAGGAACAGACGGACTTCTTTATATAAAACTCGAAGAACTTTCTCTTATAACTTTGCCTTTTTATCATGTTCGAAAAATAGATATGACTTACAGAATGTATAATATGGGAAAGCTTTACATCGAAGAACCTCTTGTTGTTGCCAATAGATTTTTAGATATAAACGGTATTTTAAAAACTATAGATGATCCTTCAAACGGACTAGCTTATGCTGGACAAGGGATTGCTATACACCAAGGTCTTAGATTTATAACAGCAGGTCTAGGAAAGCATGAGTTAAGACCTGAGATGGGAATGATCTCATTAAAATTATTAAAAACACTGCCTATTGGTTTAGCAGGCAGTGAAGAATATATACAAGAGGTTGAAAAAGAGATATTGAAACTCAGGGAGAAATTTAAGAATAATGAAAATATTCTTCCTGATAATCTGGAAAATGAATATATTGAGAAAAAAATCATAGAAGATGGTATTCAATTAATAAATTAAATTATGTCTTCCCTTGTATTTTCCCAATAAAAATATTAATATATAAAATAAGAACTATGTATTAAAAGGAGACAGCCTATGAATTTCGATATAGTATTTCTAAAACCAGAAAAATTTGAGGAATGTATGAGTATAGTAGAGCACATTAAAAAAGAGAGAATAGTTCATATTAACCTTTCAAAATTGGATGCAAAAAATTCTCAGAGAGTATTGGACTTTGTCAGTGGAGCAGTTTATATTCAAGAAGCACAGATAATCCAGCCTGGAGAACAAGTATTTTGCTCAGTCCCAAAAGGCAAGAGCTATTTTATGGATGGGAAAGAAAAGGCCCTTAAAGGTGATACAGAACTTATTGATCTTAGATATGATGAAGAAGAGGAGATAAAGCCCAAGTTTGGTTGATAAAATTTTAATAGGATTGACAAAAAACAGCTGTTTGGATAATGCTGTTTTTTTATTTTTGAAGAAAAAATAAGAGGATTTTTTCAATCTGCATCATAAAACATATATATGAATGTACTTATAATTAATAGTCATATTTTGGTCTAGATTTTGCATATAATCTATTTTTGATGGAAAGCTTATCGACTGTAAATTATAAAGGAGGAGAAAATCCATGGAATTAATTGAAATGTTGACAAGTCAATTGGGGGTAACTGAAGAGCAAGCAAAAGGTGGTTCAGGTCTTATATTTAAAATGGCAAAGGACAAACTCCAGGGAGAAGAATTTAGTCAGGTAGCTGATGCAGTCCCTGATATAGAGGGGATGATTTCATCAGCTCCAAAAGCTGGAGTTATAGGTGGATTGACTTCTTTGCTAGGTGGTAAAGCGGGACATCTTGCAGGTCTAGCTAGTGGATTTAAACACCTTGATCTAGGTGGAGATATGGTAGGTAAATTTGTTCCTGTTATACTCTCTTTTGTACAGTCAAAAGGTGGAGAAGGGGTAAAAAACATACTTGAAAAAGTTATGAAATAGGTAAAAAGTAATAAAAAGAGGGACTCTAATAAATAAGAGCCCCTCTTTTTATTATAGTTATCTTGTCACTCGAGTTTAGAAAAACTTCTGCTTTCTTCAATCTCTTCCACCAATTCCCCTATACTTATCCCTGGACAATTGGCAGACATTGCCACAAGAGCCCCCTCCACTATAGGTGCATCTGCTATTACTATTTTATCTTGCTGTTCAGGTTCTAAAAATTCTAAAGACATCTGAGCATTCATAACAGCACTTCCTAGATCGCATAGAATTACCGCTCCATCACCCTCATCAGCTTCTTTAATAGCCTCAAGGATGATATTTGGTTCAGTTCCATAGTAGTCCCCTGAAGTACCGCTTCCATTCACAACTTTAAATGGATAACTTTTCATTTCAGAAGTCAAGTTGATTATTTCTTCTCCTAAATTTCTATTGTGGGATACAATGATGAGTCCTATCATGAATTCCTCCTAATTATAAAACTTCTAAGATCGCCTCTAAAATCAATTTGGTAGATGTAGCACCAGGATCAGCATGCCCAATACTTCTGTCTCCTAAGTAACTTGCTCTTCCCTTGGTAGCTTTAATAGTCTTTGTATACTCCACTCCGTCTCTTGCAGCTATTACTGCCTGCTCTAAAGCCTTTGTTCCAGACTCTTCATCACTGAGGGATTTCTCATAGGCTTCATATGCAGGGATAAGAGAATCGAGTATTGTTTTTTCACCTTTTACGGCTTTTCCCCTCATTTGGATGCCGTCTATAGAAGCTTTGAGTATGCTCAAAAAAGCTTTGGAGTCGATGGATTCCATTCCTTTTACTGCAGCGGCACTTTTCATAAAAGCTGTTCCATACAGAGGTCCAGAAGCTCCTCCGACTGTTGAAATAAGAGTCATAGCGACAGTATTTAAAATTGTAGTACAGTCTTTACCTTCGAGGTCCTTTAGTTTATCTTTTACATTTGTAAAACCTCTTGACATATTAATGCCGTGGTCTCCGTCTCCAATCGCAGTATCGAGGTCATTCAAAACCATTTTATTTTCTATTATACGATCCCCTATATTATTAAGAACATCTAAAAGTTTTTTGTTGTCAATCATAGTATTATCTCCTTTAGAATTGTTTGAATGCAGGTGTATCAGCTTTTGC
This window encodes:
- a CDS encoding DUF2780 domain-containing protein: MELIEMLTSQLGVTEEQAKGGSGLIFKMAKDKLQGEEFSQVADAVPDIEGMISSAPKAGVIGGLTSLLGGKAGHLAGLASGFKHLDLGGDMVGKFVPVILSFVQSKGGEGVKNILEKVMK
- the dhaL gene encoding dihydroxyacetone kinase subunit DhaL → MIDNKKLLDVLNNIGDRIIENKMVLNDLDTAIGDGDHGINMSRGFTNVKDKLKDLEGKDCTTILNTVAMTLISTVGGASGPLYGTAFMKSAAAVKGMESIDSKAFLSILKASIDGIQMRGKAVKGEKTILDSLIPAYEAYEKSLSDEESGTKALEQAVIAARDGVEYTKTIKATKGRASYLGDRSIGHADPGATSTKLILEAILEVL
- a CDS encoding cell division protein SepF; translation: MNFDIVFLKPEKFEECMSIVEHIKKERIVHINLSKLDAKNSQRVLDFVSGAVYIQEAQIIQPGEQVFCSVPKGKSYFMDGKEKALKGDTELIDLRYDEEEEIKPKFG
- a CDS encoding GNA1162 family protein; amino-acid sequence: MRRGVITTILLLIFFTGCSSRRMVRQSETNVSPAKLAILPIDNLTNDVSGAEVLREVIYAAFIENPKGYEVQPMQKTDELLLNEGITDGGQLSLVHPIELSEILGTDGLLYIKLEELSLITLPFYHVRKIDMTYRMYNMGKLYIEEPLVVANRFLDINGILKTIDDPSNGLAYAGQGIAIHQGLRFITAGLGKHELRPEMGMISLKLLKTLPIGLAGSEEYIQEVEKEILKLREKFKNNENILPDNLENEYIEKKIIEDGIQLIN
- a CDS encoding CsgG/HfaB family protein, translated to MKKIFAFFLILLTITACSKTTSTVKKDDKIQKLREYDESKEQAGPKRKIVIGKVKNETRFGNKRLGDIAKDVLIAEFSKTNKFIVLEREDLDAVMEETEFSNALGQGIISGQQQFLDAEYVIVGSITKYAVNTTGSSKIISKSKEQRAEVAIDIKVIDVRTGKVWSELGEGYSTVKYGTTFGVGTSGGYDESLEQEAFRAATIDSMENIIERIDKTPWSAKVAKAYSNKIIINSGKISNLKLGTKLDVFKQGEKIEFEGEFLGYIEEKKGTAKIIDYMGEDAAIAVFDGEKFDLPAVVKIKR
- the dhaM gene encoding dihydroxyacetone kinase phosphoryl donor subunit DhaM, whose product is MIGLIIVSHNRNLGEEIINLTSEMKSYPFKVVNGSGTSGDYYGTEPNIILEAIKEADEGDGAVILCDLGSAVMNAQMSLEFLEPEQQDKIVIADAPIVEGALVAMSANCPGISIGELVEEIEESRSFSKLE